A part of Capsicum annuum cultivar UCD-10X-F1 chromosome 6, UCD10Xv1.1, whole genome shotgun sequence genomic DNA contains:
- the LOC124899572 gene encoding uncharacterized protein LOC124899572, translating into MAKSYLKSEFHMLMEKVEAVDARVKNYLELAGYDKWARSYGSFHRGWTLTSNIAESINVALVSTRELPIYNFLEEVRLMFGRWNCENRQQALYTFTDLIGKFQEILQQNEAECTRMKVIPASEYIYTVHDKEKHFIVCLNEKKCSCNAFQLDEISCVHACTVLDSKNFKKGPYCSDLYKPKNVLRTYDLSIYPLPHKDDWVIPKKIMDEIVLPPKYKRPPGRPPKKDRGKSRRDMFGKKSKNCRSSCGLKGHNRRSCRKYNK; encoded by the exons ATGGCAAAATCATATTTGAAGAGTGAATTTCACATGTTAATGGAGAAAGTGGAGGCAGTTGATGCTAGAGTGAAGAATTACTTGGAATTGGCAGGTTACGATAAGTGGGCTAGATCGTATGGATCCTTTCATAGAGGatggactttgacttcaaacattgcCGAGTCCATTAATGTTGCGCTGGTTTCAACTAGAGAACTACCAATATATAATTTTCTGGAGGAAGTTAGATTGATGTTTGGAAGATGGAACTGTGAAAACAGACAACAGGCGTTGTATACTTTTACGGATCTTATTggtaaatttcaagaaattcttcaacagaatGAAGCGGAGTGTACACGTATGAAG gtTATACCTGCATCAGAGTACATCTATACAGTCCACGACAAGGAGAAACATTTTATTGTTTGTCTTAATGAAAAAAAATGTTCTTGCAATGCATTTCAATTGGATGAGATATCGTGTGTTCATGCTTGTACAGTTCTTGATAGCAAGAATTTCAAGAAGGGGCCATATTGCTCTGATCTATACAAGCCAAAAAACGTCCTGAGAACATATGATCTTTCAATTTATCCACTACCACACAAAGATGATTGGGTGATTCCAAAGAAAATTATGGATGAGATTGTTCTGCCGCCGAAATACAAGCGACCCCCTGGAAGACCTCCGAAGAAGGACCGTGGAAAATCCAGAcgagatatgtttggaaagaagagcAAAAATTGTCGTAGTTCATGTGGTTTAAaaggtcacaataggcgttcatgtaggaaatacaacaaatga